The Taeniopygia guttata chromosome 27, bTaeGut7.mat, whole genome shotgun sequence region gaacagcacaggTACCCCCAGACCTGCTGGGCTTCTCCCCTGCGTGTGTCCCCCAGCgtcctcctgccccacagagctgctgtcccaCCCCCCACAGGCTTTTCTCCCCACAAAGGCCATTCCCAGGCTGTGACATCCCCCATGGCTCATCCCCaatcctgctccttcctctctctctgcAAAGTCGGGTCTGCTTTGTCTTTCCTGAGCACCCACAGGTTTTCCTTTTGCATTTGCTGCATGACCAAATCTGGGGCCAGCACTGGCCTTGTGCCACAGCACTTTTGCCATTGTCCTTGTGCCATTCCCACCAGTGGGGCCCTAAGGGTGACCTCTGCAACCCAAACAGGCTCCTAAAGCCACCGCTCCTGGACTAAAACATGgccaaaaaaatacaaaataaagcaaaaggcaaaaaaatgtggaagcAAAAGAGAAACCAGCTGGGATTCGACAGGCTGTAATTTTGGAGCTGCGATTAACTAAATGTGCACAGAGAGGGGTGGGAGCAGGACAGAAGTATTGGAGCACAGGTATCCCCACAGAAAATTGGAGTTTCCATtatgatgccttgtgaaggctgccctagaacagagactagatgGAGCTGAAGAATACAGGGAGATATTTATTGGAAGGCCTCAAGGGatgcaccttgggcagcacaagagcccaggcagggctaCACCCCaggtgaaccaaaatggtcacaaattTCCCCACCAATCACGGGatctcacacttttataagtttgggtccatttgcatattggagttcattgtccaattccagctttagcccaggcagccccatccttcttgcttctctctcttcagaccacgttgtttgtgctcttgggccaGAGATCTAGAtaatttgtccttggtccccagctagagaaggaattgctTTGTCTCCCTGAtttgtgcagagagctcaccatcccctcatGTGAAGGTCAGAAGTGCACACTAAcacagcacagaatgtgaaaaatagaaaagctaaaacctgaggcatcaatTAAAAGCCTCAGAtctcatagaatcacagaatatcctgattGGAAGGGACAcccaaggatcatccagtcccacccctggccctgcccagacaccccaacaatcccaccctgggcatccctgggagtgGTGTCCAAAtactcctggagctgctgcagtctCGGGGCtgggaccattccctgggggCCTGTGATGAGGATAATTCACCAAAACCAAGCTGGGTGCtcaaaagcagcatgaaaaCGGGAAGCTGTTTGTTTGGGAGGTGCTGGGGGTTCCCATGGGAGTGGCTGCAGTGACAGCCCTGtcccctgcaggcagcaggtgCTCCCCGGTGTACCAGAACATGCGGTACGTGGCCGTCAGGAAGAACATGCCCATCTACCTCATCTGCTACTCCCAGGAGCCCCAGGCGATGCAGTGGTACAAGACAGCAAAGGACAGGGATGACCTCTCTGGGCTGGATCAGAACACGGCCAGCTACCGCATCGAGAGGACAAACACCTCCATCAACCTCACTCTGGTCAGGGCCACCTCAGAGGACAGTGGGATCTACGTGTGCGATAGGAAGGGCCTGATGCAGAAGGAGAAGCTGCACTCGTGTGGGACAGAGCTCCGGGTCATGGGTGAGTGGCAGCTCCCCGTCCTCCTGCACCCCAGGAGatgctttttctcctcctctcccatttccccctccaTATGAGCCCCACGTGGTGCTCCCACACCTCTCCCTGTGCCAGTGGGACCCTCTCTGACCCAGCTGTGGGTGCTTTATGGCACCCCAGAGGTTCTGCTCCTCACTGCCAGCCCCACGGAGCAGGAAAACCTCCCTGGGTCTGCCCTGTCATAGCCATCCTGAAAAAAACAGGGACAAGGTCCTTAATAAATCAGATTTGTCCTGCTCCTGGTGACTGCCgggtgctgcccaaggtgtcccatcccagagctggtcCCTGATGCCAGCTCTGGGGGCAGCTGCAGTGCTCTGGTCTTTCCCAATGCAGAAGACAGGTCACCCTGGTCCCCACATCCCCCCTTGGTGACACACTGGCCATGGCGAGCTCATCCCTCCccctgcagcctggcacagaggTGAGACCGgggctctccctgtgctgctgctcccaggtaCCAGCAGCATCAAGCAGTTCCAGAACAGGAACACGCTGAAAGACGCCATCATCATCATCCAGTCCATCCTGCTCGTCATCTTCATCAGCATCCCCATCCTCCTC contains the following coding sequences:
- the CD79B gene encoding B-cell antigen receptor complex-associated protein beta chain; the encoded protein is MAGLGTRLWLLLVTLWLLALLTGGISADKNSTGNSTGSRCSPVYQNMRYVAVRKNMPIYLICYSQEPQAMQWYKTAKDRDDLSGLDQNTASYRIERTNTSINLTLVRATSEDSGIYVCDRKGLMQKEKLHSCGTELRVMGTSSIKQFQNRNTLKDAIIIIQSILLVIFISIPILLFLDKGEDKKSPEEDHTYEGLEVEQMATYEDITPFRDVKAKWTVGEHPGEE